A genomic stretch from Desulfohalobium retbaense DSM 5692 includes:
- a CDS encoding pre-toxin TG domain-containing protein translates to MHKESAKLLQRLQQLRRQELDAMRREILDKVQDWDSGLVTLDGASLQTTLRRAKRLAAANGLDVQRLETLYAATQRIIKRFEFVSLCGSEQAVPDTTGNGASDASGAEQVLKWFDFADREEQRLACAQEKRVMLYTNTARAFVRALAAPDPAAAAAGFREYAEAVRTINDAEALAITAQCEQLAAEQELVARTAELVPLVGEAMDILAATQGRDLNGQELTTWDRLLRGIMLLTPEVVGQVGRRYPEALPHLMKGLQSLAAPEGGAVQRAIARTGQAAETVAGQAASLLAALRGSKAAGAATQVAKRTTDATAKVSQAVAAIKHLPFYAAAKTSEAATQHLPRQWAKALSTTAANRKEILLIRPVNKHAKPWLEKGLAVGKGMHVKAKTASQGPLAGLIPVDQRLSKLSDPAYREELVGAYRSELREQAQAAGREVSAAALERQAQEKAREQVTREMQKAQQAAAEARGQGYATAVPLVIEDKQVVRALDQSGKGHTVLKTTEGRYLDPQTGAPVELALDPGSEVPVEVLAEPGAGGKYFTADADLLGVGTSSQTSGVAARTSQTGSGPALDPDTDTAVWGTATETEVRTAFEVNVQGRLGGEGERILQHGPAVRFPEKPDFPITMFLPDASVVEINNQRQLREVLVAAKRQGVQGLEPHPAWGWGANWWRDGQ, encoded by the coding sequence TTGCATAAGGAGAGTGCCAAGCTGTTGCAGCGTTTGCAGCAGTTGCGCCGCCAGGAGTTGGACGCCATGCGCCGGGAGATTCTGGACAAGGTGCAGGACTGGGATTCCGGTCTGGTGACTCTGGATGGGGCGAGTCTGCAAACCACGCTGCGCCGGGCCAAGCGGCTGGCCGCGGCGAACGGGCTGGATGTGCAGCGCCTGGAGACCTTGTATGCGGCAACGCAGCGCATCATTAAGCGCTTTGAATTCGTTTCGCTGTGCGGCAGCGAGCAGGCGGTGCCAGACACGACAGGCAACGGTGCTTCAGACGCCAGCGGCGCGGAGCAGGTCTTAAAGTGGTTCGATTTCGCGGACCGGGAAGAGCAACGGCTGGCTTGCGCCCAGGAAAAGCGGGTCATGCTCTATACAAATACGGCCCGGGCGTTCGTCCGCGCCCTGGCTGCTCCGGACCCGGCTGCCGCAGCCGCTGGATTCCGCGAGTACGCCGAAGCGGTGCGGACGATCAATGATGCTGAAGCCTTGGCGATCACCGCGCAATGTGAACAACTCGCCGCCGAGCAGGAATTGGTGGCGCGCACGGCAGAATTGGTTCCCCTTGTCGGCGAAGCCATGGATATCCTGGCAGCGACACAGGGGCGGGATCTCAACGGCCAGGAGCTGACGACCTGGGACCGTTTGCTGCGCGGGATCATGCTCCTGACCCCGGAGGTCGTGGGGCAGGTTGGGCGGCGGTATCCCGAGGCGCTTCCGCATCTTATGAAGGGATTGCAAAGCCTTGCGGCGCCCGAAGGTGGGGCGGTGCAGCGGGCGATCGCCCGGACCGGGCAGGCGGCTGAAACAGTTGCCGGACAAGCCGCTTCGCTCTTGGCGGCCCTGCGTGGGAGCAAGGCTGCCGGTGCTGCCACACAGGTGGCGAAGCGGACGACCGATGCGACTGCGAAAGTGAGCCAAGCTGTGGCGGCCATCAAACATTTGCCCTTCTATGCCGCGGCCAAAACCAGTGAGGCGGCCACACAACATTTGCCCAGGCAATGGGCCAAGGCCCTCTCCACCACGGCCGCCAACCGCAAGGAGATTCTCCTCATCCGTCCAGTCAACAAGCACGCCAAGCCGTGGCTGGAAAAAGGTTTGGCTGTGGGCAAAGGGATGCACGTCAAGGCCAAGACTGCCAGCCAGGGGCCACTGGCCGGACTTATCCCGGTGGATCAGCGTTTGAGCAAGCTCTCAGACCCGGCGTATCGGGAAGAACTCGTTGGCGCGTATCGTAGCGAACTTCGTGAGCAAGCTCAGGCCGCTGGACGGGAGGTAAGCGCCGCAGCCCTGGAACGTCAGGCACAGGAGAAAGCCCGCGAGCAGGTGACCCGCGAGATGCAAAAGGCGCAGCAGGCCGCGGCCGAGGCCCGGGGTCAGGGGTACGCCACTGCGGTGCCTCTGGTGATTGAGGACAAGCAAGTCGTTCGGGCGCTGGATCAGAGCGGGAAGGGCCATACAGTATTGAAAACAACCGAGGGGCGTTATCTTGATCCGCAGACTGGGGCGCCGGTGGAACTGGCCCTGGATCCAGGTTCGGAGGTGCCAGTGGAAGTGCTGGCTGAGCCCGGCGCCGGGGGCAAATATTTCACAGCCGACGCCGATCTGCTGGGGGTGGGGACTTCCAGTCAGACCTCGGGGGTGGCCGCTCGGACCTCGCAGACCGGTTCGGGACCGGCCCTGGATCCGGACACGGACACGGCCGTGTGGGGCACGGCCACCGAAACCGAGGTGCGCACGGCGTTTGAGGTCAACGTGCAGGGCCGCTTGGGCGGCGAGGGCGAGCGTATCCTGCAGCACGGTCCCGCAGTGCGGTTTCCGGAAAAACCGGATTTTCCAATCACCATGTTCCTGCCGGACGCCTCGGTCGTCGAGATCAACAACCAGAGGCAGCTGCGAGAGGTCCTGGTTGCGGCCAAACGCCAGGGTGTGCAGGGCCTGGAGCCGCACCCGGCCTGGGGATGGGGGGCAAATTGGTGGCGCGACGGGCAATAA
- a CDS encoding PDZ domain-containing protein, producing MRAGIFGFWGLVLVAGMLLFTAAGCKTSGPAALGSSAADASPSVASGPSLSQTLASGWDHLLDESFTDNARSWPEQDTDRVQSRVAGGVYTVQLDDRLAHLQALTDVRLNGLADFRVAATFNYKSRDKSYVGLLFGAADVRHMFRFRLEASGRVSLSRVAAGEYTTLVKKQVPDLLNAPGGEYHLAVVQEGDTWRCEVNGREVFRLPAEPVYGGRVGLYAYGKQRLRVHRLQVARDGTGLQAVRTWTGLGDRFGFEQYAFSEDGRRLATWSAVGPRGLLALWDVTSVARPLVGWRFVDHPVRRRKGAEPVHFFNTNGQKRFAVSDDGTLGAVTFWFEGDTSRLVLQVFRWDDPATPVFHIQKRAPGRVVLPHGVALRPDNDMVALNTAVQGTQGQVFASGEVVFFPLYDGGTPSKFTPPADGAVFMQHPRWSAGEGFFAEVLYRPQGKAGEMYWVVYPFGGGGDTGPQALRAKGETTIAYRRARSLDVTADERLLSVLEQEGGVRWYRTHDLTTPWVRVDLDDQAYLGVFGGRDEWGMLTTSLYFQRFAIQDDRVVPLGREWCPFLAQDMIYSPDRGGWLVAGAKQVRLYPDYAQAEHDAALALHEAEELLQVGFAEQAEAKLQQALDLDYTFQAKDTEELYLTLLPRMAASARARLPGRLALEQYQRGRQAPKIPVLGLQVRSQDGGVVVQNIHDGTPAVASGLRTGDHILRFQDRAETDVASLVEAVRACTPGQRVNLQVRRGDTLQTVSLDTLARWKEDAALEATVYGLFNYGLFAAEAGQPALVSAAADAFDSLLRTHPGAVKPEKLNGFAAILRALALAGQGQRDEALAALLGVSLDAQQHKYILKRTAAFAPLYGERDKLAYVLDVDANEIPQTIAQAAKPQPYPDLQGRLVRPPSAPELQAPLHTPATSGSSATPDTPVTQPQSGPSSSGGAVILE from the coding sequence ATGCGTGCGGGTATATTTGGATTCTGGGGTCTGGTCCTGGTTGCGGGGATGCTGCTTTTTACAGCCGCAGGGTGCAAAACCAGCGGGCCGGCAGCGCTCGGATCTTCGGCGGCAGATGCTTCGCCCTCGGTCGCCAGTGGTCCGTCCCTCTCCCAAACGCTTGCTTCGGGGTGGGACCATCTTCTCGATGAATCCTTTACAGACAACGCCCGCTCCTGGCCGGAGCAGGATACTGATCGTGTCCAAAGCAGGGTCGCCGGAGGGGTGTACACCGTGCAATTGGATGACCGTCTTGCCCATCTGCAAGCGTTGACCGATGTTCGGCTCAACGGACTTGCCGATTTCAGGGTTGCGGCGACGTTCAATTACAAAAGCAGGGACAAGAGTTATGTCGGGCTCCTCTTCGGTGCCGCGGATGTGCGGCATATGTTCCGTTTCCGTCTGGAGGCCAGCGGGCGGGTGTCACTGAGCCGTGTGGCGGCGGGCGAGTATACAACACTGGTGAAAAAACAGGTCCCGGACCTCCTGAACGCCCCGGGAGGCGAGTACCATCTGGCGGTGGTCCAGGAAGGCGACACTTGGCGGTGTGAAGTTAATGGGCGCGAAGTATTCCGTCTCCCGGCCGAACCAGTTTATGGAGGCCGTGTCGGACTGTATGCCTACGGCAAGCAGCGGTTGCGGGTTCACCGTCTGCAGGTGGCACGGGATGGCACGGGCCTGCAGGCAGTGCGGACCTGGACCGGGCTGGGCGATCGCTTCGGATTCGAGCAATACGCGTTCAGTGAAGACGGCCGGCGTTTGGCCACGTGGTCTGCTGTCGGCCCCCGGGGGCTGCTCGCCTTGTGGGATGTGACCAGTGTGGCCCGCCCTCTGGTGGGCTGGCGATTCGTGGACCATCCGGTGCGGCGACGCAAAGGCGCGGAACCGGTCCATTTTTTCAACACCAATGGGCAAAAGCGCTTCGCGGTCTCGGATGACGGCACCCTCGGAGCGGTGACTTTCTGGTTTGAAGGCGACACCTCCCGCTTGGTGCTGCAGGTCTTTCGCTGGGATGATCCCGCCACGCCCGTATTCCATATCCAAAAACGAGCCCCCGGCCGGGTGGTTCTGCCCCATGGCGTGGCCCTGCGGCCGGACAACGACATGGTCGCCTTGAACACCGCGGTCCAGGGCACCCAGGGGCAGGTCTTTGCCAGCGGAGAGGTGGTTTTTTTCCCTCTGTATGACGGCGGCACGCCCTCCAAATTCACACCGCCGGCCGATGGGGCTGTTTTTATGCAGCATCCGCGCTGGAGCGCCGGGGAAGGGTTTTTCGCCGAGGTGCTCTACCGGCCCCAGGGGAAGGCGGGTGAGATGTACTGGGTCGTCTATCCCTTTGGCGGCGGGGGCGATACCGGTCCGCAGGCCTTGCGGGCCAAGGGCGAGACCACAATCGCTTATCGCCGCGCCCGGAGTCTGGATGTCACCGCGGATGAGCGTCTGCTGAGCGTATTGGAGCAAGAGGGGGGCGTGCGCTGGTATCGCACCCATGATCTCACCACGCCCTGGGTGCGTGTGGACCTGGACGACCAGGCCTATCTGGGCGTTTTCGGCGGCCGGGACGAATGGGGGATGCTCACCACCAGTCTGTATTTTCAGCGCTTTGCGATCCAGGACGACCGTGTCGTGCCCCTGGGGCGTGAATGGTGTCCGTTTCTGGCCCAGGATATGATTTATTCTCCGGACCGTGGAGGATGGCTCGTCGCCGGGGCGAAGCAGGTACGATTGTATCCCGATTACGCTCAGGCGGAGCATGATGCCGCCCTGGCTCTGCATGAAGCCGAGGAATTACTCCAGGTGGGATTTGCTGAACAAGCCGAGGCCAAGCTGCAACAGGCCTTGGACCTGGATTACACCTTCCAGGCCAAGGATACTGAAGAGCTGTATCTGACCCTGTTGCCGCGGATGGCGGCCAGCGCCCGGGCCCGGCTGCCGGGACGACTGGCCCTGGAGCAATACCAGCGCGGCAGACAGGCGCCGAAAATCCCGGTGCTGGGCCTGCAGGTCCGAAGCCAGGATGGTGGAGTCGTGGTCCAGAACATCCATGACGGCACTCCAGCTGTCGCTTCCGGCCTGCGGACCGGGGACCACATCCTGCGTTTCCAGGATCGGGCGGAGACGGATGTGGCGAGCTTGGTGGAAGCGGTACGGGCCTGCACTCCGGGCCAGCGGGTCAATCTTCAGGTCCGTCGCGGGGATACGCTACAGACGGTCTCCCTGGACACCCTGGCCCGCTGGAAGGAGGACGCGGCTCTGGAGGCCACGGTGTACGGGTTGTTCAATTATGGGCTGTTTGCCGCCGAAGCGGGGCAACCGGCCCTGGTCAGTGCTGCGGCCGACGCATTCGACTCCCTGCTCCGGACACACCCCGGGGCCGTCAAACCTGAAAAGCTCAACGGCTTTGCCGCGATACTGCGCGCGCTCGCTCTGGCCGGGCAGGGGCAGCGTGATGAGGCGCTGGCAGCCTTACTCGGGGTCTCTCTGGATGCGCAGCAGCACAAGTATATCCTCAAGCGCACGGCGGCTTTTGCTCCATTGTACGGGGAACGGGACAAGCTGGCGTATGTGCTGGATGTCGATGCCAACGAGATTCCGCAGACTATAGCGCAAGCTGCCAAGCCCCAGCCGTACCCGGATTTGCAGGGACGGCTGGTTCGACCGCCCTCCGCACCGGAATTGCAGGCACCGCTCCACACCCCGGCAACAAGCGGCAGTTCAGCGACTCCGGATACCCCAGTAACGCAACCGCAATCCGGTCCGTCCTCTTCAGGCGGGGCCGTGATTTTGGAATAG
- a CDS encoding Hsp20/alpha crystallin family protein, which produces MWLTPRIRNEHTPLREGRRWDPMHEMVPALAEMFNSPERWLDNEIAFVPSLDMEETNDAYILTAEMPGIEPENIDVTVRNGVLELKGEKKEEKESGEKGNSWKERRYGAFHRRIPLEQDINEDEVKGTFKDGVLRIEVPKAQSDVGGKTVPIETAYSS; this is translated from the coding sequence ATGTGGCTCACTCCCCGCATCAGAAATGAACATACCCCTCTGCGTGAAGGGCGTCGTTGGGATCCGATGCATGAAATGGTTCCGGCTCTGGCCGAGATGTTCAACAGCCCCGAACGGTGGCTGGACAATGAAATCGCCTTTGTACCCAGTCTGGACATGGAAGAGACCAATGACGCCTACATCCTGACGGCCGAAATGCCGGGTATCGAGCCGGAAAACATCGATGTGACGGTCCGCAACGGCGTTCTTGAACTCAAGGGCGAAAAGAAAGAAGAAAAAGAAAGCGGCGAGAAGGGGAACTCCTGGAAGGAGCGTCGCTACGGCGCCTTCCACCGCCGCATTCCCTTGGAACAGGACATCAATGAAGACGAGGTCAAGGGCACCTTCAAAGATGGCGTGTTGCGCATCGAAGTGCCCAAGGCCCAATCCGACGTCGGTGGCAAGACCGTTCCCATCGAAACCGCGTATTCCTCGTAA
- a CDS encoding CPBP family intramembrane glutamic endopeptidase has protein sequence MEQGGNSYERSPIPEHPAKRVPWGLREVGLGIGCLGVWMAVAFGAALVVRALEWRSVFAPLLAALEVLLLAPVWWLAVRRYGARLGDLGLTRFRLRDLGLGVVLLVPALWLSGLYQTWLAGQGLEMQPGLEQALQQAPWPVVLITTAVVLAPLVEEVFFRGFLYAGFRTRLPWGVSAVLSAGLFALLHLQPLAAPVLFLLGLLFAYLYHRSGSIWPAIVLHLLVNTVGVLGVYLV, from the coding sequence ATGGAGCAAGGTGGAAACAGCTACGAAAGGTCCCCCATTCCAGAACATCCGGCCAAGCGAGTCCCTTGGGGGCTTCGAGAGGTGGGCCTGGGTATCGGGTGTCTGGGGGTCTGGATGGCGGTGGCCTTTGGCGCCGCTTTGGTGGTCCGGGCGCTTGAATGGCGCAGCGTGTTCGCGCCGCTCTTGGCAGCGTTGGAAGTGCTGCTTTTAGCCCCGGTGTGGTGGCTGGCGGTACGCCGATACGGAGCCCGGTTGGGGGATCTGGGATTGACGCGTTTCCGGTTGCGGGATCTGGGACTCGGTGTGGTCCTTCTCGTCCCGGCCTTGTGGCTCAGCGGGCTGTACCAGACCTGGCTGGCGGGCCAGGGACTGGAGATGCAGCCCGGCCTGGAGCAGGCCCTGCAACAGGCGCCGTGGCCGGTTGTTCTTATCACCACGGCCGTGGTGCTGGCACCGCTGGTTGAAGAGGTCTTTTTTCGCGGCTTTCTCTATGCCGGCTTTCGAACCCGGCTGCCCTGGGGGGTGAGCGCGGTGCTCAGCGCCGGGCTCTTCGCCTTGCTCCATCTTCAACCTCTGGCCGCGCCGGTGTTGTTCCTCCTCGGGCTGCTGTTCGCCTATCTCTACCACCGCAGTGGCTCCATCTGGCCGGCTATCGTTTTGCATTTGCTGGTCAATACGGTCGGTGTGCTCGGCGTGTATCTGGTGTAA
- a CDS encoding MFS transporter, whose amino-acid sequence MRVLHDLNLCLLLLVVMFAVTGGSLVGPILPEMIAPLGATQQTVGLALSVYTLGALITTPIFGVLADRVGRKRIIVPTTLLFGIAGLLITLTESFWLVLVYRALQGIGVGGMMNSVIVAIGDRYSGIERQQAMGYRVTAQGLTNAAVPFLSGALATIAWFLPFYIHSLAIAVGLLAAWKLEEPVQARPSANYLTQALAAVLTLRAFWLFFSNFMGFFLLYCLVVYMPLFVVNELGHSTLHAGLALSVGAGVNSLVATQAGRLRRRFSEETLVLTGFLCAGIALLALGLSPTYGTMLLCFVLWGLGFGALMPTLNAAAAGLVSAELRGGVLSLFTLLIYLGQTVSPLFFALFLKNGTVHHTFFIASGLTLLPLSLTLLVRSRQDTT is encoded by the coding sequence ATGCGCGTGCTCCACGACCTCAACCTCTGCCTCCTGCTGCTCGTGGTCATGTTCGCCGTAACCGGCGGCAGCCTGGTCGGCCCGATTCTCCCGGAAATGATCGCTCCGCTGGGCGCGACCCAGCAAACCGTTGGCCTGGCCCTGAGCGTCTACACCCTGGGAGCCCTCATCACCACGCCGATCTTTGGGGTCCTGGCCGACCGCGTGGGCCGCAAACGGATCATCGTCCCCACCACTCTGCTCTTTGGTATCGCAGGGCTGCTGATCACCCTGACCGAAAGCTTCTGGCTCGTCCTTGTCTACCGGGCCCTGCAAGGCATCGGTGTCGGCGGGATGATGAACTCGGTCATCGTGGCCATTGGCGACCGCTATTCTGGCATCGAGCGCCAACAGGCCATGGGCTACCGCGTCACTGCCCAGGGACTCACCAATGCGGCCGTTCCCTTTCTCTCAGGGGCACTGGCGACCATCGCCTGGTTTCTTCCCTTTTATATCCATTCCCTGGCCATCGCAGTCGGGCTCCTGGCGGCCTGGAAACTCGAGGAACCGGTGCAGGCGCGCCCCTCGGCAAATTATCTCACGCAGGCTCTGGCTGCGGTTCTCACCCTCCGGGCGTTCTGGCTCTTCTTTTCCAATTTCATGGGCTTTTTTCTACTCTACTGCCTGGTGGTCTACATGCCGCTTTTTGTGGTCAACGAACTCGGCCACTCCACACTGCACGCCGGTCTGGCCCTGTCTGTGGGCGCCGGTGTCAACTCCCTGGTCGCCACCCAGGCTGGACGCCTCCGCCGCCGCTTCAGTGAAGAGACGCTGGTCCTGACCGGCTTTCTCTGCGCCGGGATCGCGCTGCTGGCCTTGGGGCTGAGCCCGACCTACGGAACCATGCTCCTGTGCTTCGTGCTCTGGGGCCTCGGCTTTGGCGCACTCATGCCCACCCTGAACGCGGCCGCGGCCGGCCTGGTCTCTGCAGAATTGCGCGGCGGGGTGCTCTCGCTGTTCACCCTGCTGATCTACCTGGGCCAGACCGTCTCCCCTCTCTTTTTCGCCTTGTTTCTCAAAAACGGAACAGTGCACCACACCTTTTTTATCGCCAGTGGGCTGACACTTTTGCCGCTGTCCCTGACGCTTCTCGTCCGCAGCCGCCAAGACACCACCTGA
- a CDS encoding SpoIIE family protein phosphatase codes for MLGLDKKLRTKSLLALGVACLIALGPSLWIGWEMVERGREHFGQAYAVNFTLLNAQRIENPVTKEIALAKRFADSVLLRQWLHTPNATRANALFFEEAKGFREDFRGENYFVINDETLAYYYNGEDKSYSESPRYHLQPKSSDDLWYFNTMKTVNSTILNVNVDTHLQKTQVWIDAIVWDQDRKIGMAGTGMELTGFLKDFLSPDEPGVTPMIVDERGVVQAHPNPDLISLGSAANASKTNIKLQALLANGGDALNRAMDNARSDPGSVQTLWAELDNTRQLVALTWLPELEWHVVSAVDLHAAQVLSTQWVAAGIAGVAGLFGAMLLVFGYGMDKLVLRPLNKLHHSATVLAEGDYDVSLPPATGDEIGDLTRAFGVMIEQVKSHTRELEARVRERTSELKEKSVLLERAKEQAESAHAAKAQALHNILESIQYAQTIQQASLTTEEQLRGLVSDCFTIWQPKDVISGDIIWSKTFDDGFALAVADCTGHGVPGGIMTMAAVSALDRVVSPSGVADSQRVLQGVSRVVQEMLANHATERSSEDGLDMGLCVYSRSTQTLYFTGSRISLFYDDGDGIREVKGDRESLGYPSSDPMYPFQTHAMKALPATRFYLTTDGLIDQVGEETGLPLGKRRLTAQLQRMEGLSFVEQRQAVLDMLAAFQGGECQRDDITVVGFQLS; via the coding sequence ATGCTTGGATTGGACAAAAAGTTGCGGACCAAATCCCTGCTGGCCTTGGGTGTGGCCTGCCTCATCGCCTTGGGGCCGTCCTTGTGGATCGGCTGGGAAATGGTCGAGCGGGGACGGGAGCATTTCGGCCAAGCATACGCGGTCAATTTCACCCTGCTTAACGCCCAACGCATCGAAAACCCGGTTACCAAAGAGATCGCCCTGGCCAAGCGGTTCGCGGATTCGGTCCTGCTGCGCCAATGGCTCCACACCCCGAACGCCACCCGGGCGAATGCGCTTTTCTTTGAGGAAGCCAAAGGGTTTCGCGAAGATTTTCGCGGCGAGAACTACTTCGTCATCAATGATGAAACCCTTGCCTACTACTATAATGGCGAGGACAAATCCTACAGCGAATCCCCCCGTTACCATCTGCAACCCAAAAGCAGCGATGATCTCTGGTATTTCAATACCATGAAGACGGTGAACTCCACGATTCTCAACGTCAACGTGGACACCCATCTCCAGAAAACCCAGGTCTGGATCGATGCCATCGTCTGGGACCAGGACCGCAAAATCGGCATGGCCGGCACCGGCATGGAATTGACTGGTTTCTTGAAAGATTTTTTGAGCCCGGACGAACCGGGTGTGACGCCGATGATTGTCGATGAACGCGGCGTGGTCCAGGCCCATCCCAATCCGGACCTCATCTCCCTGGGTTCCGCAGCCAACGCCAGCAAAACAAACATCAAGCTCCAGGCACTGCTCGCCAATGGCGGCGACGCGCTCAACCGGGCGATGGACAACGCCCGCAGCGACCCCGGCAGTGTGCAGACCTTGTGGGCCGAATTGGACAACACGCGGCAGCTTGTGGCCCTGACCTGGCTGCCGGAACTTGAATGGCACGTGGTCAGCGCCGTGGACCTGCACGCCGCGCAAGTGCTGAGCACGCAGTGGGTGGCGGCCGGGATTGCCGGTGTGGCCGGGCTTTTCGGGGCCATGCTCCTTGTCTTCGGCTACGGCATGGACAAGCTTGTCCTCCGTCCCTTGAACAAACTCCACCACTCGGCCACCGTGCTGGCCGAAGGGGACTACGATGTTTCCCTGCCGCCGGCCACCGGTGACGAAATCGGGGACCTGACCCGCGCCTTCGGGGTCATGATCGAACAGGTCAAAAGCCACACCAGGGAATTGGAAGCCCGGGTCCGGGAGCGCACCAGCGAACTCAAAGAAAAATCGGTTTTGCTGGAACGGGCCAAGGAGCAGGCGGAAAGCGCCCATGCAGCCAAGGCTCAAGCCCTGCACAACATTCTTGAGAGCATCCAATACGCCCAGACCATTCAGCAGGCCAGCTTGACCACCGAGGAGCAACTCCGAGGCCTTGTCAGCGACTGCTTCACCATCTGGCAGCCCAAGGACGTCATCAGCGGCGACATCATCTGGAGCAAAACCTTTGATGACGGTTTCGCCCTCGCCGTGGCCGACTGCACCGGACACGGTGTCCCCGGGGGGATCATGACCATGGCCGCTGTCTCGGCCCTGGACCGTGTCGTCAGCCCAAGCGGAGTCGCCGATTCGCAGAGGGTCTTGCAGGGGGTGAGCCGGGTGGTTCAGGAAATGCTGGCCAATCACGCCACAGAACGTTCCTCTGAAGACGGGTTGGACATGGGCCTGTGCGTCTATTCGCGTTCGACGCAAACCCTGTATTTCACCGGCAGCCGAATCAGCCTCTTTTATGACGACGGTGACGGCATTCGGGAGGTCAAGGGCGACCGAGAGAGTTTGGGGTACCCCTCCTCGGACCCGATGTATCCCTTTCAGACCCACGCGATGAAAGCGCTCCCTGCGACACGGTTCTATCTGACAACCGACGGGCTTATCGACCAAGTGGGTGAAGAAACAGGGCTCCCCTTGGGCAAACGCCGCTTGACAGCGCAATTACAGCGCATGGAAGGGCTTTCCTTTGTCGAACAGCGCCAAGCCGTGCTGGACATGCTCGCCGCCTTCCAGGGCGGGGAATGCCAGCGCGATGACATCACCGTGGTGGGCTTTCAGCTCAGTTGA
- a CDS encoding diguanylate cyclase has translation MSDDSLFDQETQVIQEAEAIARDSRHADNPLLPPYTELLNEYKRLFRHTRRLVRMGDRMQKNLNTLNEELNAHKDVLSEMSYIDGLTGIANRRRFNETVEAEWQRGLRNNQALALVFLDLDYFKQYNDNYGHNLGDTCLIDVAKALQQSAKRCNDLVARYGGEEFVILLPDTDQEGAFAVGQKVLDNIRNLEIPHAFSPIAQVVTASVGVAVTIPGAERTPQDLIQTADAQLYAAKEAGRNQMQGRVLDHDA, from the coding sequence ATGTCGGACGACTCTCTTTTCGATCAAGAAACGCAGGTCATTCAGGAGGCCGAGGCGATTGCGCGCGACAGCCGTCACGCCGACAACCCGCTTCTGCCCCCCTACACAGAATTATTAAACGAATACAAACGGCTCTTCCGGCATACACGGCGCCTGGTGCGCATGGGCGACCGGATGCAGAAAAATCTCAACACATTAAACGAAGAACTCAACGCGCATAAGGACGTTCTCTCGGAAATGTCCTACATCGACGGTCTGACCGGCATCGCCAACCGCAGGCGGTTTAATGAAACCGTGGAGGCGGAGTGGCAGCGGGGCCTTCGCAACAACCAGGCCCTGGCGCTGGTCTTTTTGGACCTCGATTATTTCAAACAGTACAATGACAATTACGGGCACAATCTGGGAGATACCTGTCTTATTGATGTGGCCAAGGCGCTCCAGCAATCCGCCAAACGGTGTAACGACCTTGTCGCCCGCTATGGCGGAGAAGAGTTCGTGATTTTGTTACCCGACACGGACCAGGAGGGGGCCTTTGCAGTGGGCCAAAAGGTGCTCGACAACATCAGAAACCTCGAGATTCCGCACGCCTTCTCACCAATTGCGCAGGTGGTCACTGCCAGTGTGGGGGTGGCGGTGACAATCCCCGGCGCGGAGCGCACGCCGCAGGATCTGATCCAAACCGCGGATGCCCAACTGTATGCGGCCAAAGAGGCTGGACGAAACCAAATGCAAGGAAGGGTTCTTGACCATGATGCATGA
- a CDS encoding SiaB family protein kinase, giving the protein MMHEIHGFYEQLKKDGIIFSFSGPVSQSLLEGIGETLRQKMSLEETSTGVTQKVFSIFVELMQNVINYSAERFSGAEADQDISFGVLIIGKTNDNFYIQCGNYIETRQEAPLREQLTKIQGMDKDELKKYYKEQRRKEKAATSKGAGLGFIEMARKASEPITFEIHQTPEKRLFFVVSALI; this is encoded by the coding sequence ATGATGCATGAGATCCACGGCTTTTATGAACAGCTCAAAAAAGACGGCATTATCTTCAGCTTCAGCGGCCCTGTTTCACAGAGCCTTCTTGAAGGCATAGGGGAAACGTTGCGTCAAAAAATGAGCCTGGAAGAAACGAGTACGGGCGTGACGCAGAAAGTATTCTCCATCTTTGTGGAGCTCATGCAAAATGTGATCAATTACTCTGCTGAACGCTTCAGTGGCGCTGAGGCCGATCAGGATATCAGCTTTGGCGTCCTGATTATCGGCAAGACCAACGACAATTTCTATATCCAATGCGGGAACTACATAGAAACACGTCAGGAAGCGCCGCTGAGGGAACAATTAACGAAAATCCAGGGCATGGATAAAGACGAGCTCAAAAAGTACTACAAAGAACAGCGGCGCAAAGAGAAAGCAGCGACCAGCAAGGGTGCCGGACTGGGGTTCATCGAAATGGCCCGCAAGGCCTCGGAACCGATCACCTTCGAGATCCACCAGACCCCGGAAAAGCGCCTCTTTTTTGTCGTCAGCGCCCTCATTTAG